One stretch of Comamonas testosteroni DNA includes these proteins:
- a CDS encoding DUF4336 domain-containing protein, translating to MQESSENWQAIADGVWALSYHFSNAGLKVSTRMTVIRLADGSLFSHSAVPLTDGQKAALDALGPVQHIVAPSAMHHLFLGKLARLYPQARIYGTQGVLRKRPDLPLLEPLPPDAEAPWAGELQCLPLDGLPMLDETLWFHPASGSLVATDVLQCWQGPLSLPVRMYLGLTGGHERLTVPRTVRLLVRDKAAVRSWVERVQSWPVQRVILLHNSVIDDQPMKHLREALSIWD from the coding sequence ATGCAGGAATCCTCAGAAAACTGGCAGGCAATCGCTGATGGGGTCTGGGCACTCAGCTATCACTTCAGCAATGCAGGGCTGAAGGTCAGCACACGCATGACGGTGATCCGGCTGGCCGACGGCAGCCTGTTCTCTCACTCTGCAGTGCCGCTGACGGACGGACAGAAAGCTGCGCTCGACGCCCTGGGACCGGTGCAGCACATAGTCGCACCCAGCGCCATGCACCACTTGTTCTTGGGCAAACTGGCCAGGCTCTATCCACAGGCCCGGATCTATGGCACACAGGGCGTGCTGCGCAAGCGGCCGGATCTGCCGCTGCTGGAGCCTTTGCCGCCAGATGCTGAAGCGCCCTGGGCAGGCGAGCTGCAATGCCTGCCGCTGGACGGCCTTCCCATGCTCGACGAGACGCTGTGGTTCCACCCGGCCAGCGGCAGCCTCGTCGCTACCGACGTGCTGCAATGCTGGCAGGGACCGCTAAGCCTGCCGGTACGCATGTATCTGGGTCTGACGGGCGGACATGAGCGCCTGACCGTACCGCGCACCGTGCGCCTGCTGGTCAGGGACAAGGCCGCCGTGCGCAGTTGGGTGGAGCGTGTCCAAAGCTGGCCCGTACAGCGCGTGATACTGCTGCACAACAGCGTTATCGACGATCAGCCCATGAAGCACCTGCGCGAGGCGCTGTCGATCTGGGACTGA
- a CDS encoding AraC family transcriptional regulator, with protein sequence MLTPSLVKTPLPHHASSVLKSHPAITPMAFVKAIVRAYEARQMSALGALEKAQIPPNLIDDANERITALQMEALSDAAMRELDDEALGWFERRLPWGSYGMLARASISAPQLGLALARWCRHHGLIAQDIQLQLSEQAGIATLTLHESRPLGSMREFCMVSVLRNIHGFASWLINEPISLLHASFPFSEPAHASVYKVLFAPGSIAFDAPVASLQFEARWLQAPLARDEAALNRMLQRALPIQVRPYQREKTLVQRVRHLLAASGEEQQTAETLSRQLHLSQRSLHRQLKEEGISLQALKDDIRRERAIALLLRTSRPIKRVAQACGFLNDKSFIRAFRLWTGLSPSEFRKTAGQRAV encoded by the coding sequence ATGCTCACCCCTTCCCTGGTCAAGACTCCTCTGCCACACCATGCCAGCTCCGTGCTCAAATCGCACCCGGCAATTACCCCCATGGCGTTTGTGAAAGCCATTGTCCGCGCTTATGAAGCAAGGCAGATGTCAGCGCTAGGTGCCCTGGAAAAGGCACAAATCCCGCCAAACCTGATTGACGATGCCAACGAGCGCATCACGGCTTTGCAGATGGAGGCCCTATCCGACGCAGCCATGCGCGAGCTGGACGATGAAGCCTTGGGCTGGTTCGAGCGCCGCCTGCCCTGGGGCAGCTACGGCATGCTGGCCCGCGCCAGCATCAGCGCTCCGCAACTGGGCCTGGCGCTGGCACGCTGGTGCCGCCATCACGGACTGATTGCACAGGACATACAGCTTCAGCTCAGCGAGCAAGCTGGCATTGCCACCCTCACCCTGCATGAAAGCCGCCCGCTGGGAAGCATGCGCGAGTTCTGCATGGTATCGGTGCTGCGCAATATCCACGGCTTTGCAAGCTGGTTGATCAACGAACCGATCAGCCTGCTGCATGCCAGCTTTCCGTTTTCCGAGCCCGCACATGCCAGCGTCTACAAGGTGCTGTTCGCACCGGGCAGCATCGCTTTTGATGCACCCGTCGCCAGTCTGCAGTTTGAAGCACGCTGGCTGCAGGCTCCGCTGGCGCGCGACGAGGCGGCCCTCAACCGGATGCTGCAGCGCGCCTTGCCGATCCAGGTGCGCCCCTACCAACGCGAGAAGACTCTGGTGCAGCGTGTGCGCCATCTGCTGGCCGCCAGCGGGGAGGAGCAGCAGACGGCTGAAACGCTGTCCCGCCAGCTGCATCTGTCGCAGCGCAGCCTGCACCGCCAGCTCAAGGAAGAAGGTATTTCGCTGCAGGCCCTCAAGGACGATATCCGGCGTGAACGCGCGATTGCGCTGCTGCTGCGCACCAGCCGCCCCATCAAGCGCGTGGCCCAGGCCTGCGGCTTTCTCAACGACAAGAGCTTTATCCGCGCCTTTCGCCTCTGGACAGGGCTGTCCCCTTCGGAATTTCGCAAGACCGCCGGCCAGCGCGCCGTCTGA
- a CDS encoding AMP-binding protein — translation MPLQVNALTASYAKGRTDVPLIEQTIGDFFAAMAGRQGARDALVSRHQGLRYSYAQLHVAARQLASALLSQGLVKGDRVGIWSHNNAEWVLLQLATAQVGLVLVNINPAYRTSEVEYALNKVGCKALVSMPRFKTSDYLGMLRELAPELASCAPGQLQSKRLPALRTVVWIDAAGPGATGPGAAELDADQPGMLRFSQLMAQGTSADERIDAIAATLSQHDPINIQFTSGTTGFPKGATLTHRNILNNGFFIGECMRLTPEDRLCIPVPLYHCFGMVLGNLACFTHGSTIVYPNDGFDPITVLEAVQAEKCTGLHGVPTMFIAELDHPRFAEFDLSTLRTGIMAGSPCPIEVMKRVVKDMHLSEITIAYGMTETSPVSCQSDADTPLEKRVATVGKVQPHLEVKIVDPSTGEIMPPGQSGELCTRGYSVMHGYWEDEARTREAIDAEQWMHTGDLATMDAEGYVNIVGRIKDMVIRGGENIYPREIEEFLYRHPKVQDVQVVGVPDVRYGEELCAWIIVKPGQELGEDEIREFCKGQIAHYKVPRYIRFVQAFPMTVTGKIQKFRIRDEMIELLDLRVIKTA, via the coding sequence ATGCCATTGCAAGTGAACGCTCTGACCGCCAGCTATGCCAAGGGGCGCACGGATGTGCCGCTGATCGAGCAGACGATTGGCGATTTTTTTGCCGCAATGGCAGGGCGCCAGGGCGCGCGTGACGCGCTGGTCAGCCGTCATCAGGGTCTGCGCTACAGCTATGCCCAGCTGCATGTGGCTGCGCGCCAGCTGGCCAGCGCGCTGCTGTCGCAAGGGCTGGTCAAGGGTGACCGGGTAGGGATCTGGAGCCATAACAATGCCGAGTGGGTGCTGCTGCAGCTGGCCACGGCTCAGGTGGGACTGGTGCTGGTCAACATCAACCCGGCCTATCGCACCTCTGAAGTCGAATATGCGCTCAACAAGGTGGGCTGCAAAGCGCTGGTGTCCATGCCGCGGTTCAAGACCAGCGACTATCTTGGCATGCTGCGTGAGCTGGCGCCCGAGCTGGCGAGCTGCGCACCGGGACAGCTGCAATCCAAGCGCCTGCCTGCCTTGCGCACGGTGGTGTGGATTGATGCCGCAGGCCCAGGTGCGACCGGTCCAGGGGCCGCGGAGCTGGACGCCGATCAGCCTGGCATGCTGCGCTTTTCGCAGCTGATGGCGCAGGGAACCAGTGCGGACGAGCGCATCGATGCCATCGCGGCCACGCTCAGCCAGCACGATCCCATCAATATCCAGTTCACCAGCGGCACCACGGGCTTTCCCAAGGGGGCGACGCTGACGCACCGCAACATCCTCAACAACGGCTTTTTCATTGGCGAATGCATGCGCCTCACGCCCGAGGACCGGCTTTGCATTCCCGTGCCGCTGTATCACTGCTTCGGCATGGTGCTGGGCAATCTGGCCTGCTTCACCCATGGCTCGACCATCGTCTATCCGAATGATGGCTTCGACCCCATCACCGTGCTGGAGGCGGTGCAGGCAGAGAAATGCACGGGTCTGCATGGCGTGCCCACCATGTTCATTGCCGAGCTCGATCATCCGCGCTTTGCCGAGTTCGATCTGTCCACGCTGCGAACCGGCATCATGGCGGGCTCGCCCTGTCCCATCGAGGTGATGAAGCGTGTGGTGAAGGATATGCATCTGAGCGAAATCACCATCGCTTACGGCATGACCGAAACCAGTCCCGTGAGCTGTCAGAGCGATGCCGACACGCCGCTGGAAAAACGCGTTGCCACCGTGGGCAAGGTGCAGCCGCATCTGGAGGTGAAGATTGTGGATCCATCCACCGGCGAGATCATGCCGCCGGGCCAGTCCGGCGAGCTGTGCACGCGCGGCTATTCCGTCATGCACGGCTACTGGGAAGACGAGGCCAGAACCCGCGAGGCCATCGATGCCGAGCAATGGATGCACACCGGCGATCTGGCGACCATGGACGCCGAAGGCTATGTGAATATCGTGGGCCGCATCAAGGACATGGTGATCCGTGGCGGCGAGAACATCTACCCGCGTGAGATCGAGGAATTCCTCTATCGCCACCCCAAGGTGCAGGACGTGCAGGTGGTGGGCGTGCCCGATGTGCGCTATGGCGAGGAGCTGTGTGCCTGGATCATTGTCAAGCCCGGTCAGGAACTCGGCGAGGATGAGATCCGTGAGTTCTGCAAGGGGCAGATTGCGCACTACAAGGTGCCGCGCTATATCCGCTTTGTCCAGGCCTTCCCGATGACGGTGACGGGCAAGATCCAGAAGTTCAGGATTCGCGACGAGATGATCGAGTTGCTGGATCTGCGCGTCATCAAGACGGCCTGA